A window of Notolabrus celidotus isolate fNotCel1 chromosome 11, fNotCel1.pri, whole genome shotgun sequence contains these coding sequences:
- the ncoa6 gene encoding nuclear receptor coactivator 6 isoform X2 yields the protein MAHRRSPPQPSQRTEYLEPDNDSDRDSGVGEDAGEDADSHHGSTVTEDENGSMQDGTEESRDVGRDSTVFVAFQGNMEDEDFTHKLETILNGIPNMLDMGPDRLQPQHVEPWNSVRVTFNIPRDAAERLRLLAQNNQQQLRDLGILSVQIEGEGAINVAMGPNRGQEVRVNGPIGAPGQMRMDVGFPGGVRMPNPSMVPPGPGMAGQAMVPGSSGQMHPRVPRPPSQTDVMDPMMPGMSVQQQQQLQHQQAGPHVSSQIPPQAAHHMQALQAGRPLNPAALQQLQQQHHQQQQAQQQVQLSQLGPRPPFNPSGQMAVPPGWNQLPPGVLQQQAAQGGPAWRKPPPQGQIVQRPPSLATVQTPSHPPPPYPFGSQQAGQVYNAMGQGQLQQQQAGVGQFATPQPKGPQAGPGGVAGPPRVPAPLPPTSGSQGNLTAKSPGSSSSPFQQGSPGTPPMMAQRPTTPQGFPQGVGSPGRAALGQQGNMQQGFMGMPQHGQPGAQVHPGMQKRPMGFPNPNFVQSQVSASTPGTPGEEPINSYKTAKLWLTQELSHRPLYLTPCRDHPMSNPMLWLHRVAWQVRPLVQPLDPLWDSNSLAFRTQMIGLQHQAQPVSSSPSQKVQGQGAGQTVLSRPLSQGRGEG from the exons ATGGCACATCGACGTAGTCCACCTCAGCCGTCCCAGAGGACGGAGTACCTGGAGCCTGATAATGATTCCGACAGGGACTCAGGTGTTGGGGAGGATGCAGGGGAGGATGCTGACAGTCACCATGGAAGCACAGTAACCGAAGATGAGAACGGCAGCATGCAAGATGGCACAGAAGAAAGCAGAGATGTGGGGAGAGATTCTACGGTTTTCGTTGCTTTTCAAGGGAATATGGAGGATGAGGACTTCACACATAAACTTGAAACTATCCTCAATGGGATACCAAACATGCTTGATATGG GTCCTGATAGGTTACAGCCACAGCATGTGGAGCCATGGAACAGTGTTCGGGTTACCTTCAACATTCCTAGGGACGCTGCTGAGCGGCTCAGATTGTTGGCCCAGAAcaaccagcagcagctcagagaccTGGGGATTCTCTCAGTGCAAATTGAAG GTGAAGGGGCCATCAACGTGGCTATGGGACCAAATAGAGGGCAGGAGGTCAGAGTTAATGGACCAATTGGAGCACCTGGACAGATGAGAATGGATGTTGGCTTCCCAG GAGGAGTGAGGATGCCTAATCCGTCAATGGTTCCCCCTGGGCCTGGCATGGCAGGTCAGGCTATGGTTCCAGGCAGTAGTGGACAGATGCATCCTCGTGTCCCCAGACCACCTTCACAGACAG ATGTTATGGATCCAATGATGCCAGGTATGTCAGttcagcagcaacagcaacttCAGCACCAACAAGCAGGTCCCCATGTCTCCAGCCAAATACCTCCTCAGGCTGCCCATCACATGCAGGCTTTACAGGCTGGGAGGCCGCTCAACCCGGCAGCTCTTcagcaactacaacaacagcaTCACCAACAGCAACAGGCCCAGCAGCAAGTTCAGCTCTCCCAGCTTGGACCTCGACCTCCGTTTAACCCATCAGGCCAGATGGCTGTGCCTCCTGGCTGGAACCAGTTACCCCCTGGGGTCCTCCAACAACAAGCTGCCCAAGGAGGCCCTGCTTGGAGAAAACCTCCACCACAAGGCCAGATTGTTCAACGCCCACCATCTCTTGCTACGGTTCAGACCCCCAGCCACCCCCCGCCTCCTTACCCATTTGGCAGCCAGCAAGCTGGGCAGGTATATAATGCCATGGGACAAGGGCAGTTACAGCAACAGCAAGCAGGAGTGGGTCAGTTTGCCACACCCCAACCAAAAGGTCCACAGGCGGGCCCTGGTGGGGTTGCAGGACCACCCAGAGTCCCTGCACCCCTTCCACCAACATCTGGGTCGCAGGGCAATCTTACTGCCAAGTCCCCTGGTTCCTCGTCGTCTCCTTTTCAGCAAGGATCACCAGGAACTCCTCCCATGATGGCTCAGAGACCAACAACTCCACAGGGTTTCCCCCAGGGCGTCGGTTCCCCAGGAAGAGCAGCACTTGGCCAACAGGGTAACATGCAACAAGGGTTCATGGGTATGCCTCAGCATGGACAGCCCGGGGCCCAAGTTCACCCAG GCATGCAAAAGCGTCCCATGGGATTCCCAAACCCAAACTTTGTCCAGAGTCAGGTGAGTGCAAGCACTCCAGGAACCCCAGGTGAGGAGCCAATCAACAGTTACAAAACAGCCAAGCTATGGCTCACACAG GAGCTCAGCCATCGTCCTCTGTACCTAACCCCATGCAGGGACCACCCCATGTCCAACCCAATGTTATGGTTGCACAGAGTAGCATGGCAGGTGCGCCCCCTGGTACAACCGCTGGACCCATTATGGGACAGCAACAGCCTGGCCTTCAGGACCCAGATGATAGGCCTCCAGCATCAGGCCCAGCCCGTGTCCTCCTCCCCCAGCCAGAAGGTTCAAGGCCAGGGTGCAGGTCAAACTGTCCTCTCAAGGCCCCTTAGTCAAGGCAGAGGGGAGGGATGA
- the ncoa6 gene encoding nuclear receptor coactivator 6 isoform X1 gives MAHRRSPPQPSQRTEYLEPDNDSDRDSGVGEDAGEDADSHHGSTVTEDENGSMQDGTEESRDVGRDSTVFVAFQGNMEDEDFTHKLETILNGIPNMLDMGPDRLQPQHVEPWNSVRVTFNIPRDAAERLRLLAQNNQQQLRDLGILSVQIEGEGAINVAMGPNRGQEVRVNGPIGAPGQMRMDVGFPGQPGPGGVRMPNPSMVPPGPGMAGQAMVPGSSGQMHPRVPRPPSQTDVMDPMMPGMSVQQQQQLQHQQAGPHVSSQIPPQAAHHMQALQAGRPLNPAALQQLQQQHHQQQQAQQQVQLSQLGPRPPFNPSGQMAVPPGWNQLPPGVLQQQAAQGGPAWRKPPPQGQIVQRPPSLATVQTPSHPPPPYPFGSQQAGQVYNAMGQGQLQQQQAGVGQFATPQPKGPQAGPGGVAGPPRVPAPLPPTSGSQGNLTAKSPGSSSSPFQQGSPGTPPMMAQRPTTPQGFPQGVGSPGRAALGQQGNMQQGFMGMPQHGQPGAQVHPGMQKRPMGFPNPNFVQSQVSASTPGTPGEEPINSYKTAKLWLTQELSHRPLYLTPCRDHPMSNPMLWLHRVAWQVRPLVQPLDPLWDSNSLAFRTQMIGLQHQAQPVSSSPSQKVQGQGAGQTVLSRPLSQGRGEG, from the exons ATGGCACATCGACGTAGTCCACCTCAGCCGTCCCAGAGGACGGAGTACCTGGAGCCTGATAATGATTCCGACAGGGACTCAGGTGTTGGGGAGGATGCAGGGGAGGATGCTGACAGTCACCATGGAAGCACAGTAACCGAAGATGAGAACGGCAGCATGCAAGATGGCACAGAAGAAAGCAGAGATGTGGGGAGAGATTCTACGGTTTTCGTTGCTTTTCAAGGGAATATGGAGGATGAGGACTTCACACATAAACTTGAAACTATCCTCAATGGGATACCAAACATGCTTGATATGG GTCCTGATAGGTTACAGCCACAGCATGTGGAGCCATGGAACAGTGTTCGGGTTACCTTCAACATTCCTAGGGACGCTGCTGAGCGGCTCAGATTGTTGGCCCAGAAcaaccagcagcagctcagagaccTGGGGATTCTCTCAGTGCAAATTGAAG GTGAAGGGGCCATCAACGTGGCTATGGGACCAAATAGAGGGCAGGAGGTCAGAGTTAATGGACCAATTGGAGCACCTGGACAGATGAGAATGGATGTTGGCTTCCCAGGTCAGCCTGGCCCAG GAGGAGTGAGGATGCCTAATCCGTCAATGGTTCCCCCTGGGCCTGGCATGGCAGGTCAGGCTATGGTTCCAGGCAGTAGTGGACAGATGCATCCTCGTGTCCCCAGACCACCTTCACAGACAG ATGTTATGGATCCAATGATGCCAGGTATGTCAGttcagcagcaacagcaacttCAGCACCAACAAGCAGGTCCCCATGTCTCCAGCCAAATACCTCCTCAGGCTGCCCATCACATGCAGGCTTTACAGGCTGGGAGGCCGCTCAACCCGGCAGCTCTTcagcaactacaacaacagcaTCACCAACAGCAACAGGCCCAGCAGCAAGTTCAGCTCTCCCAGCTTGGACCTCGACCTCCGTTTAACCCATCAGGCCAGATGGCTGTGCCTCCTGGCTGGAACCAGTTACCCCCTGGGGTCCTCCAACAACAAGCTGCCCAAGGAGGCCCTGCTTGGAGAAAACCTCCACCACAAGGCCAGATTGTTCAACGCCCACCATCTCTTGCTACGGTTCAGACCCCCAGCCACCCCCCGCCTCCTTACCCATTTGGCAGCCAGCAAGCTGGGCAGGTATATAATGCCATGGGACAAGGGCAGTTACAGCAACAGCAAGCAGGAGTGGGTCAGTTTGCCACACCCCAACCAAAAGGTCCACAGGCGGGCCCTGGTGGGGTTGCAGGACCACCCAGAGTCCCTGCACCCCTTCCACCAACATCTGGGTCGCAGGGCAATCTTACTGCCAAGTCCCCTGGTTCCTCGTCGTCTCCTTTTCAGCAAGGATCACCAGGAACTCCTCCCATGATGGCTCAGAGACCAACAACTCCACAGGGTTTCCCCCAGGGCGTCGGTTCCCCAGGAAGAGCAGCACTTGGCCAACAGGGTAACATGCAACAAGGGTTCATGGGTATGCCTCAGCATGGACAGCCCGGGGCCCAAGTTCACCCAG GCATGCAAAAGCGTCCCATGGGATTCCCAAACCCAAACTTTGTCCAGAGTCAGGTGAGTGCAAGCACTCCAGGAACCCCAGGTGAGGAGCCAATCAACAGTTACAAAACAGCCAAGCTATGGCTCACACAG GAGCTCAGCCATCGTCCTCTGTACCTAACCCCATGCAGGGACCACCCCATGTCCAACCCAATGTTATGGTTGCACAGAGTAGCATGGCAGGTGCGCCCCCTGGTACAACCGCTGGACCCATTATGGGACAGCAACAGCCTGGCCTTCAGGACCCAGATGATAGGCCTCCAGCATCAGGCCCAGCCCGTGTCCTCCTCCCCCAGCCAGAAGGTTCAAGGCCAGGGTGCAGGTCAAACTGTCCTCTCAAGGCCCCTTAGTCAAGGCAGAGGGGAGGGATGA
- the LOC117821468 gene encoding glutathione hydrolase 7 isoform X2: MHSPEIVAGYPSGCVVDKDANPETTLGSAYSPVDYMSITSFPRLPEDDMQSGDNTLKSRKDDDNVLSEQDTDPDLFLKSARLQRLPSSASDLASHDLASLRETTKDPFTEDCACQRDGLTVIITACLTFATGVTVALIMQIYFGDPQVFNQGAVVTDVAQCTSLGFDVLGKQGSSVDAAITAALCLGIVHPHTSGIGGGGVLLVHDIRKNETRVIDFRETAPSAIHEEMLLKNLDVNPGLLVGVPGMLSGLHQAHQLYGRMPWKDVVTMAADVARNGFNVTHDLAEALAKVKDQNMSEAFQDLFLPNGQAPLSGLFFRRLDLAAILDDVSVKGISEFYSGNLTQEMTAAVQARGGVLTEDDFANYSTVLQQPAEIIYQGHHVMTAPAPHAGVGLITALNILEGYNITSQMTRNSTYHWITEAVKIALALASGLGDPMYDSSVSEIVKKMQSKSQAQLFRQMISDSQAFPADHYTPSFHLEEGATAAQVMVMGPDDHIVSFMSSLNKPFGSGIVTPSGILLNSQILDFSWPNKSRSSSPNPHNKVQPGKRPMSFLMPTAVRPAVGLCGTYLAVGSSNGDKALSGITQVLMNVLSSRKNMSDSLTYGRLHPQLQPNTVLVDSEFSEEDVELLQAKGHKVERTDVLSLVEGTRRTNDLIIGVKDPRSPDASALSMSNMP, encoded by the exons ATGCACAGCCCTGAAATTGTGGCAGGTTATCCAAGTGGGTGTGTGGTGGATAAAGATGCAAATCCAGAGACAACATTGGGGAGTGCCTACTCTCCAGTAGACTACATGAGCATCACCAGCTTCCCACGGCTGCCAGAGGATGACATGCAGTCCGGTGATAACACCCTGAAATCACGCAAGGATGATGACAACGTCCTAAGTGAGCAGGATACAG ACCcagatctgtttctgaaatcagCTCGCCTTCAACGTCTCCCCTCCTCCGCTTCAGACCTGGCAAGCCATGATCTGGCATCCTTGCGAGAGACCACCAAAGACCCCTTCACGGAAGACTGTGCATGCCAGCGGGATGGATTGACAGTCATCATCACGGCGTGTCTCACCTTTGCCACCGGAGTCACAGTAGCTCTCATCATGCAGATCTACTTCGGAGaccctcag GTCTTTAACCAAGGTGCCGTGGTAACAGATGTGGCGCAGTGTACATCCCTTGGCTTTGATGTTCTCGGGAAACAGGGGTCCAGTGTTGACGCTGCCATTACTGCTGCCCTCTGCTTAGGAATCGTCCATCCTCACACCTCTGGGATTGGAGG TGGTGGAGTTTTGTTGGTGCATGACATCCGTAAGAATGAAACGAGGGTTATCGACTTCAGAGAGACGGCGCCTTCTGCCATACACGAAGAGATGCTGCTGAAGAACCTTGATGTTAAT CCGGGCCTGCTTGTGGGAGTACCAGGCATGCTTAGTGGGCTGCATCAGGCACATCAGCTCTATGGCAG AATGCCGTGGAAGGATGTGGTTACCATGGCAGCAGATGTGGCCAGAAATGGATTTAATGTTACTCATGACCTTG ctgaagCTCTGGCTAAAGTAAAAGATCAAAACATGTCAGAAGCGTTTCAGGATCTGTTCCTCCCAAACGGCCAGGCTCCCCTCTCTGGGCTGTTCTTCAGACGTCTTGATCTAGCAGCCATCTTGGATGATGTCTCAGTCAAGGGAATATCTGAGTTCTACAGTGGGAATCTGACGCAGGAAATGACAGCAGca GTACAAGCAAGAGGAGGAGTGCTCACAGAGGATGACTTTGCAAACTACAgcacagtgttacagcagccaGCAGAGATTATCTATCAAG GACACCATGTGATGACAGCACCAGCTCCACATGCAGGTGTTGGTTTGATCACTGCTCTCAACATTCTGGAAGGCTACAACATTACCAGCCAGATGACAAGGAACAGCACCTACCACTGGATCACAGAG GCTGTGAAAATAGCACTTGCCCTGGCCAGTGGGCTGGGAGACCCCATGTATGactcttctgtttctgaaattGTCAAGAAGATGCAAAG TAAATCACAAGCTCAACTTTTCCGCCAAATGATAAGTGACTCTCAGGCTTTTCCTGCTGACCATTATACTCCATCATTTCACTTGGAGGAAGGTGCAACAGCTGCACAAGTCATGGTCATGGGTCCAGATGATCACATCGTATCATTTATGAG CTCTCTGAACAAACCATTCGGCAGTGGAATAGTGACCCCCTCAGGAATCCTCTTGAATAGCCAGATTCTGGACTTCTCCTGGCCCAATAAAAGCAGAAGCTCATCACCAAACCCA cATAACAAAGTGCAGCCTGGAAAAAGACCCATGTCCTTCCTGATGCCCACAGCAGTGAGACCTGCCGTGGGGTTATGTGGCACATACTTAGCTGTTGGATCGTCCAATGGAGATAAAGCTCTCAGTGGCATCACACAG GTGCTGATGAATGTTTTGTCATCACGAAAAAATATGAGTGACAGCCTAACGTATGGAAGACTCCACCCACAGCTTCAGCCAAACACCGTCCTGGTGGACT CTGAGTTTTCAGAAGAAGACGTGGAACTGCTCCAGGCCAAAGGTCACAAGGTGGAGCGAACAGACGTTCTCTCATTGGTGGAAGGCACCCGCAGAACCAATGACCTCATCATTGGGGTGAAGGATCCTCGAAGTCCTGATGCCTCTGCCCTCTCTATGTCCAACATGCCCTAG
- the LOC117821468 gene encoding glutathione hydrolase 7 isoform X3 produces the protein MHSPEIVAGYPSGCVVDKDANPETTLGSAYSPVDYMSITSFPRLPEDDMQSGDNTLKSRKDDDNVLSEQDTDLASHDLASLRETTKDPFTEDCACQRDGLTVIITACLTFATGVTVALIMQIYFGDPQVFNQGAVVTDVAQCTSLGFDVLGKQGSSVDAAITAALCLGIVHPHTSGIGGGGVLLVHDIRKNETRVIDFRETAPSAIHEEMLLKNLDVNPGLLVGVPGMLSGLHQAHQLYGRMPWKDVVTMAADVARNGFNVTHDLAEALAKVKDQNMSEAFQDLFLPNGQAPLSGLFFRRLDLAAILDDVSVKGISEFYSGNLTQEMTAAVQARGGVLTEDDFANYSTVLQQPAEIIYQGHHVMTAPAPHAGVGLITALNILEGYNITSQMTRNSTYHWITEAVKIALALASGLGDPMYDSSVSEIVKKMQSKSQAQLFRQMISDSQAFPADHYTPSFHLEEGATAAQVMVMGPDDHIVSFMSSLNKPFGSGIVTPSGILLNSQILDFSWPNKSRSSSPNPHNKVQPGKRPMSFLMPTAVRPAVGLCGTYLAVGSSNGDKALSGITQVLMNVLSSRKNMSDSLTYGRLHPQLQPNTVLVDSEFSEEDVELLQAKGHKVERTDVLSLVEGTRRTNDLIIGVKDPRSPDASALSMSNMP, from the exons ATGCACAGCCCTGAAATTGTGGCAGGTTATCCAAGTGGGTGTGTGGTGGATAAAGATGCAAATCCAGAGACAACATTGGGGAGTGCCTACTCTCCAGTAGACTACATGAGCATCACCAGCTTCCCACGGCTGCCAGAGGATGACATGCAGTCCGGTGATAACACCCTGAAATCACGCAAGGATGATGACAACGTCCTAAGTGAGCAGGATACAG ACCTGGCAAGCCATGATCTGGCATCCTTGCGAGAGACCACCAAAGACCCCTTCACGGAAGACTGTGCATGCCAGCGGGATGGATTGACAGTCATCATCACGGCGTGTCTCACCTTTGCCACCGGAGTCACAGTAGCTCTCATCATGCAGATCTACTTCGGAGaccctcag GTCTTTAACCAAGGTGCCGTGGTAACAGATGTGGCGCAGTGTACATCCCTTGGCTTTGATGTTCTCGGGAAACAGGGGTCCAGTGTTGACGCTGCCATTACTGCTGCCCTCTGCTTAGGAATCGTCCATCCTCACACCTCTGGGATTGGAGG TGGTGGAGTTTTGTTGGTGCATGACATCCGTAAGAATGAAACGAGGGTTATCGACTTCAGAGAGACGGCGCCTTCTGCCATACACGAAGAGATGCTGCTGAAGAACCTTGATGTTAAT CCGGGCCTGCTTGTGGGAGTACCAGGCATGCTTAGTGGGCTGCATCAGGCACATCAGCTCTATGGCAG AATGCCGTGGAAGGATGTGGTTACCATGGCAGCAGATGTGGCCAGAAATGGATTTAATGTTACTCATGACCTTG ctgaagCTCTGGCTAAAGTAAAAGATCAAAACATGTCAGAAGCGTTTCAGGATCTGTTCCTCCCAAACGGCCAGGCTCCCCTCTCTGGGCTGTTCTTCAGACGTCTTGATCTAGCAGCCATCTTGGATGATGTCTCAGTCAAGGGAATATCTGAGTTCTACAGTGGGAATCTGACGCAGGAAATGACAGCAGca GTACAAGCAAGAGGAGGAGTGCTCACAGAGGATGACTTTGCAAACTACAgcacagtgttacagcagccaGCAGAGATTATCTATCAAG GACACCATGTGATGACAGCACCAGCTCCACATGCAGGTGTTGGTTTGATCACTGCTCTCAACATTCTGGAAGGCTACAACATTACCAGCCAGATGACAAGGAACAGCACCTACCACTGGATCACAGAG GCTGTGAAAATAGCACTTGCCCTGGCCAGTGGGCTGGGAGACCCCATGTATGactcttctgtttctgaaattGTCAAGAAGATGCAAAG TAAATCACAAGCTCAACTTTTCCGCCAAATGATAAGTGACTCTCAGGCTTTTCCTGCTGACCATTATACTCCATCATTTCACTTGGAGGAAGGTGCAACAGCTGCACAAGTCATGGTCATGGGTCCAGATGATCACATCGTATCATTTATGAG CTCTCTGAACAAACCATTCGGCAGTGGAATAGTGACCCCCTCAGGAATCCTCTTGAATAGCCAGATTCTGGACTTCTCCTGGCCCAATAAAAGCAGAAGCTCATCACCAAACCCA cATAACAAAGTGCAGCCTGGAAAAAGACCCATGTCCTTCCTGATGCCCACAGCAGTGAGACCTGCCGTGGGGTTATGTGGCACATACTTAGCTGTTGGATCGTCCAATGGAGATAAAGCTCTCAGTGGCATCACACAG GTGCTGATGAATGTTTTGTCATCACGAAAAAATATGAGTGACAGCCTAACGTATGGAAGACTCCACCCACAGCTTCAGCCAAACACCGTCCTGGTGGACT CTGAGTTTTCAGAAGAAGACGTGGAACTGCTCCAGGCCAAAGGTCACAAGGTGGAGCGAACAGACGTTCTCTCATTGGTGGAAGGCACCCGCAGAACCAATGACCTCATCATTGGGGTGAAGGATCCTCGAAGTCCTGATGCCTCTGCCCTCTCTATGTCCAACATGCCCTAG
- the LOC117821468 gene encoding glutathione hydrolase 7 isoform X1 — protein sequence MHSPEIVAGYPSGCVVDKDANPETTLGSAYSPVDYMSITSFPRLPEDDMQSGDNTLKSRKDDDNVLSEQDTDLASHDLASLRETTKDPFTEDCACQRDGLTVIITACLTFATGVTVALIMQIYFGDPQVFNQGAVVTDVAQCTSLGFDVLGKQGSSVDAAITAALCLGIVHPHTSGIGGGGVLLVHDIRKNETRVIDFRETAPSAIHEEMLLKNLDVNPGLLVGVPGMLSGLHQAHQLYGRMPWKDVVTMAADVARNGFNVTHDLAEALAKVKDQNMSEAFQDLFLPNGQAPLSGLFFRRLDLAAILDDVSVKGISEFYSGNLTQEMTAAVQARGGVLTEDDFANYSTVLQQPAEIIYQGHHVMTAPAPHAGVGLITALNILEGYNITSQMTRNSTYHWITEAVKIALALASGLGDPMYDSSVSEIVKKMQSKSQAQLFRQMISDSQAFPADHYTPSFHLEEGATAAQVMVMGPDDHIVSFMRYIGLLLKCCNTVHCLKCKGVSGDHQLELVNLCVCSSSLNKPFGSGIVTPSGILLNSQILDFSWPNKSRSSSPNPHNKVQPGKRPMSFLMPTAVRPAVGLCGTYLAVGSSNGDKALSGITQVLMNVLSSRKNMSDSLTYGRLHPQLQPNTVLVDSEFSEEDVELLQAKGHKVERTDVLSLVEGTRRTNDLIIGVKDPRSPDASALSMSNMP from the exons ATGCACAGCCCTGAAATTGTGGCAGGTTATCCAAGTGGGTGTGTGGTGGATAAAGATGCAAATCCAGAGACAACATTGGGGAGTGCCTACTCTCCAGTAGACTACATGAGCATCACCAGCTTCCCACGGCTGCCAGAGGATGACATGCAGTCCGGTGATAACACCCTGAAATCACGCAAGGATGATGACAACGTCCTAAGTGAGCAGGATACAG ACCTGGCAAGCCATGATCTGGCATCCTTGCGAGAGACCACCAAAGACCCCTTCACGGAAGACTGTGCATGCCAGCGGGATGGATTGACAGTCATCATCACGGCGTGTCTCACCTTTGCCACCGGAGTCACAGTAGCTCTCATCATGCAGATCTACTTCGGAGaccctcag GTCTTTAACCAAGGTGCCGTGGTAACAGATGTGGCGCAGTGTACATCCCTTGGCTTTGATGTTCTCGGGAAACAGGGGTCCAGTGTTGACGCTGCCATTACTGCTGCCCTCTGCTTAGGAATCGTCCATCCTCACACCTCTGGGATTGGAGG TGGTGGAGTTTTGTTGGTGCATGACATCCGTAAGAATGAAACGAGGGTTATCGACTTCAGAGAGACGGCGCCTTCTGCCATACACGAAGAGATGCTGCTGAAGAACCTTGATGTTAAT CCGGGCCTGCTTGTGGGAGTACCAGGCATGCTTAGTGGGCTGCATCAGGCACATCAGCTCTATGGCAG AATGCCGTGGAAGGATGTGGTTACCATGGCAGCAGATGTGGCCAGAAATGGATTTAATGTTACTCATGACCTTG ctgaagCTCTGGCTAAAGTAAAAGATCAAAACATGTCAGAAGCGTTTCAGGATCTGTTCCTCCCAAACGGCCAGGCTCCCCTCTCTGGGCTGTTCTTCAGACGTCTTGATCTAGCAGCCATCTTGGATGATGTCTCAGTCAAGGGAATATCTGAGTTCTACAGTGGGAATCTGACGCAGGAAATGACAGCAGca GTACAAGCAAGAGGAGGAGTGCTCACAGAGGATGACTTTGCAAACTACAgcacagtgttacagcagccaGCAGAGATTATCTATCAAG GACACCATGTGATGACAGCACCAGCTCCACATGCAGGTGTTGGTTTGATCACTGCTCTCAACATTCTGGAAGGCTACAACATTACCAGCCAGATGACAAGGAACAGCACCTACCACTGGATCACAGAG GCTGTGAAAATAGCACTTGCCCTGGCCAGTGGGCTGGGAGACCCCATGTATGactcttctgtttctgaaattGTCAAGAAGATGCAAAG TAAATCACAAGCTCAACTTTTCCGCCAAATGATAAGTGACTCTCAGGCTTTTCCTGCTGACCATTATACTCCATCATTTCACTTGGAGGAAGGTGCAACAGCTGCACAAGTCATGGTCATGGGTCCAGATGATCACATCGTATCATTTATGAGGTACATTGGGCTTTTATTGAAATGCTGTAACACAGTACATTGTTTAAAGTGCAAAGGTGTCAGTGGGGATCATCAACTGGAACTAGTTAATTTGTGCGTCTGTTCTAGCTCTCTGAACAAACCATTCGGCAGTGGAATAGTGACCCCCTCAGGAATCCTCTTGAATAGCCAGATTCTGGACTTCTCCTGGCCCAATAAAAGCAGAAGCTCATCACCAAACCCA cATAACAAAGTGCAGCCTGGAAAAAGACCCATGTCCTTCCTGATGCCCACAGCAGTGAGACCTGCCGTGGGGTTATGTGGCACATACTTAGCTGTTGGATCGTCCAATGGAGATAAAGCTCTCAGTGGCATCACACAG GTGCTGATGAATGTTTTGTCATCACGAAAAAATATGAGTGACAGCCTAACGTATGGAAGACTCCACCCACAGCTTCAGCCAAACACCGTCCTGGTGGACT CTGAGTTTTCAGAAGAAGACGTGGAACTGCTCCAGGCCAAAGGTCACAAGGTGGAGCGAACAGACGTTCTCTCATTGGTGGAAGGCACCCGCAGAACCAATGACCTCATCATTGGGGTGAAGGATCCTCGAAGTCCTGATGCCTCTGCCCTCTCTATGTCCAACATGCCCTAG